In Panicum virgatum strain AP13 chromosome 4N, P.virgatum_v5, whole genome shotgun sequence, a single window of DNA contains:
- the LOC120669899 gene encoding uncharacterized protein LOC120669899 has product MVSGLTYCQSQGVCRTYNCKQYAGSACDELKHVRQAVAPLILDDRQNPDTSCLDQGRSPMSWSTSYQAIEKQKLINIIIYDYYVSDPEDEWTLQVNREACELHLLHCLCYYIMYIFLCFSGCRSSSS; this is encoded by the exons ATGGTTTCAGGCTTAACATACTGTCAGTCGCAAGGAG TATGCAGGACCTATAACTGTAAACAGTATGCTGGATCTGCCTGCGATGAGCTGAAGCATGTCAGGCAAGCAGTTGCCCCCTTGATACTTGATGATAGACAGAATCCTGATACTTCTTGTTTGGATCA GGGGAGATCACCAATGTCATGGAGTACCAGCTACCAGGCCATCGAGAAGCAAAAGcttataaatattattatctacGACTATTACGTgtccgaccccgaggacgagtGGACGCTGCAGGTGAACAGGGAGGCATGTGAGCTCCATCTCCTTCACTGCCTTTGCTACTATATCATGTATATATTCCTATGCTTCAGCGGGTGTAGGAGCAGCAGTTCATGA